A single genomic interval of uncultured Cohaesibacter sp. harbors:
- a CDS encoding ATP-binding protein, translating to MWQSILSIFPRSHAARIATMLSLAFMAGIATTWIVVQTYLDRRAELSIAEMTGGRLSQIIEHCLESRDPAQMNCAGEERPYRFRFHNSFPREQDSFVSPLILILDEKRVRAAVRFRDNPPLPGLLSSRNNSTDLQQDSIYNPTLDATDGSRTFNQPIPASVRLASLSLAIARQDIEATLYIFLEDDQVLEISSPLLWRARFSETQGAFLTLFIAALTLSLSFPFSSTLMLPFRKLSEGTKYTRKSLGPFAPTEALAIQDNMRELVKRFDRERERQLLGLAAISHDLRTPVTRMLLRTEMIKEEETRDRFASDLETIHDLVEGALDFLSLHKNTEERHRFSLSSLITSLCDDYQDMEKDVSFDSTLPIEIEGVASVFSVAPSIELSTQTRGFMIGKPKQLRRALSNIIDNSLKYGKYAKVFLGYDGSEQTVITIVDGGPGIPSDQIEKVLLPFERGNEGHKTKGVGLGLSIANEIVHNHKGEMTLNNSNEGLRVEITLPRDIFTN from the coding sequence ATGTGGCAATCCATTCTGTCCATATTCCCACGCAGCCATGCCGCACGTATCGCGACAATGCTCTCTCTGGCCTTCATGGCGGGCATCGCCACGACTTGGATTGTGGTGCAAACCTATCTGGACCGTAGAGCAGAACTCTCCATTGCGGAGATGACGGGCGGCCGCCTGTCGCAGATCATCGAGCACTGCCTTGAGAGCCGCGATCCGGCCCAAATGAATTGCGCCGGAGAGGAGAGGCCCTATAGATTCCGCTTTCATAATAGCTTCCCAAGGGAGCAGGACAGCTTTGTGTCGCCGCTAATCCTTATATTAGACGAGAAACGCGTCAGGGCAGCAGTCCGCTTCAGGGACAATCCGCCTTTACCAGGATTGCTCAGTTCGCGCAATAACAGCACGGATTTGCAGCAAGACAGCATCTATAATCCTACGCTGGACGCAACAGATGGATCTCGCACCTTCAATCAACCCATCCCGGCTTCTGTGCGTCTGGCGTCCCTTTCTCTGGCCATCGCCAGACAGGATATAGAGGCCACGCTCTATATCTTCCTTGAAGATGATCAAGTGCTAGAAATCTCGTCCCCCTTGCTCTGGCGAGCGCGTTTCTCAGAGACACAAGGCGCATTCCTTACGCTCTTTATCGCAGCGCTCACTCTATCGCTTAGCTTCCCCTTTTCCTCCACTCTCATGCTGCCCTTCAGAAAACTGAGCGAGGGCACGAAATATACGCGTAAATCACTTGGGCCGTTCGCTCCCACCGAGGCTCTGGCCATTCAGGATAATATGCGCGAGCTGGTAAAACGCTTCGATAGGGAACGTGAACGACAGCTCCTTGGCCTTGCTGCCATTTCCCACGACCTGCGTACGCCTGTGACCCGTATGTTACTGCGCACGGAAATGATCAAAGAAGAAGAGACGAGAGACCGCTTTGCCAGCGATCTGGAAACCATCCACGATCTTGTGGAAGGAGCGCTCGATTTTCTCTCCCTGCACAAGAATACCGAAGAGCGCCATCGCTTTTCGCTAAGCTCACTCATCACCAGCCTGTGCGACGACTATCAGGACATGGAAAAGGATGTGAGCTTTGATTCAACGCTTCCCATTGAAATTGAGGGAGTTGCTTCCGTTTTCAGCGTAGCCCCATCCATAGAGCTCTCCACCCAGACCCGCGGCTTCATGATCGGCAAACCCAAACAGTTGCGCCGCGCGCTTTCGAACATCATCGACAACAGCCTCAAATATGGCAAATACGCCAAGGTTTTTCTTGGCTATGATGGCAGCGAACAAACCGTCATCACCATCGTCGATGGAGGACCTGGGATCCCCAGTGACCAGATCGAAAAAGTTCTACTCCCCTTCGAGCGGGGCAACGAGGGCCATAAGACCAAGGGCGTCGGACTTGGCCTGAGCATCGCCAATGAAATTGTACATAATCACAAGGGTGAGATGACGCTCAACAATAGCAACGAAGGCCTACGTGTTGAAATTACATTGCCACGCGACATTTTTACCAACTAG
- a CDS encoding ABC transporter substrate-binding protein, which translates to MAVMAMAVPVAQAEDFTIGLSNGWVGSEWRTQMIEEAQAAAEKWKDKGVDIKVVVQSANVDVPGQIAHVRNFINQGVDAIIINPNSPTAFDPVFAQAKEDGILVISTDAEVSSEDAIYVGIDQTNWAALSAQWLADTLEGSGQVVAINGVAGHPANEMRIAGYTSVFDQYPDIKVVNEVNANWDQAQGQQAMQNLLATYPDIDGVWVQDGMAAGAWRSLMDAGKAGEVAATGEIRKDFIDLWVKNDFTSGASVNPPGVMASALNVAVFMLQGRELKEPASAGQYKNAMYLPIPFIDGDNVETVAKKLEGKPGFYSYTSALSIDEAEAYFK; encoded by the coding sequence ATGGCCGTGATGGCTATGGCTGTTCCTGTAGCGCAAGCTGAAGACTTTACCATCGGCTTGTCAAACGGCTGGGTTGGCTCTGAATGGCGCACCCAGATGATCGAAGAAGCTCAAGCAGCTGCCGAAAAATGGAAAGACAAGGGCGTAGACATCAAGGTCGTTGTGCAAAGCGCCAACGTTGATGTGCCCGGACAGATCGCGCATGTGCGCAATTTCATCAATCAGGGCGTCGATGCCATTATCATCAACCCCAACAGCCCCACCGCCTTTGATCCGGTCTTCGCACAAGCCAAGGAAGATGGCATTCTGGTTATTTCAACCGATGCGGAAGTCTCCTCGGAAGACGCGATCTATGTGGGTATCGATCAGACCAACTGGGCCGCTCTGAGTGCACAGTGGCTCGCAGATACCCTTGAAGGCTCAGGGCAGGTGGTCGCCATCAACGGCGTTGCCGGACATCCGGCCAATGAAATGCGCATTGCTGGCTACACGAGCGTGTTTGACCAATATCCTGATATCAAGGTCGTCAACGAAGTCAACGCCAACTGGGATCAGGCACAGGGCCAGCAGGCCATGCAGAACCTCCTGGCAACCTATCCCGATATCGACGGTGTCTGGGTACAGGATGGCATGGCAGCGGGAGCCTGGCGTTCTCTGATGGATGCCGGAAAAGCTGGTGAAGTGGCCGCCACAGGAGAAATCCGCAAGGACTTTATCGATCTGTGGGTGAAAAATGATTTCACCTCAGGCGCCTCTGTGAACCCTCCTGGCGTCATGGCCAGTGCTCTTAATGTCGCTGTCTTTATGCTACAGGGTCGGGAACTGAAAGAACCAGCCTCAGCAGGCCAGTATAAGAATGCCATGTATCTGCCTATTCCATTCATCGACGGGGACAATGTCGAAACCGTTGCCAAGAAACTGGAAGGCAAACCGGGCTTCTATTCCTACACAAGCGCGCTGAGCATCGACGAAGCGGAAGCATACTTCAAATAA
- a CDS encoding sugar ABC transporter ATP-binding protein codes for MSRLKLQQICKYYGATTALASGDLLLERGEIHVLIGANGSGKSTLCKVIAGSVRPDGGTFELNGKPVTLFGPQAAREMGICLFYQELSLANSLSIAQNINLYHLPTHAGGLIDDAELNKRAEHYISKFKTAIGEGFTPDAPVAKLRPDQKQLVEIMKTLASEAEILIFDEPTSALDRSQVECFFSILRELKEEGRSIIFISHRMDEIFDIADRITVIRDGTTVSSRLIEETDQSTVIRDMIGEQPEAAALEASAAPQSEKKTESCLVADTLSGIHIRNVSFSLAKGEILGLGGLHGQGQSTLLRTLFGAEKLQSGTLLLNGETVHPTNPRAAIKNGFSYVSGDRVRDGVITDRSIMENVSPIHFLKDKKFLAFPSVLARIIEPALGALNTKYSSLTASISSLSGGNQQKVVIARWLTNPPDILLLDDPTKGIDLSAKSELFALVRKLADEGMAIILYSSEDGELLAHSDRILVFNNGSVSRELVGEDKTRFNLYEAAYSGAQ; via the coding sequence ATGAGTCGATTGAAGCTACAGCAGATTTGCAAATATTACGGTGCAACAACTGCTTTGGCCTCTGGGGATCTGCTGCTTGAGCGCGGCGAAATCCATGTTTTGATTGGAGCCAATGGATCGGGCAAGAGCACGCTCTGCAAGGTCATCGCTGGCAGCGTTCGGCCAGATGGCGGCACGTTTGAACTCAATGGCAAACCGGTCACGCTGTTTGGCCCGCAAGCAGCGCGGGAAATGGGCATTTGCCTGTTCTATCAAGAGTTGAGCCTGGCCAACAGCCTTTCAATCGCCCAGAATATCAACCTGTATCACCTGCCAACCCATGCAGGTGGCCTGATAGATGATGCCGAACTCAACAAGAGAGCCGAGCATTATATCAGCAAATTCAAAACGGCAATCGGTGAGGGGTTCACCCCCGATGCTCCGGTAGCAAAGCTGCGCCCCGACCAGAAGCAACTGGTCGAAATCATGAAGACGCTGGCCAGCGAAGCCGAAATTCTGATTTTTGATGAACCGACCTCGGCGCTTGATCGCTCGCAGGTGGAATGCTTTTTCTCCATCTTGCGCGAGCTGAAGGAGGAGGGCCGGTCGATCATCTTTATTTCCCATCGCATGGACGAGATCTTCGATATTGCCGACAGGATCACCGTCATTCGCGATGGCACAACAGTTTCCTCGCGCCTTATAGAAGAGACAGATCAATCAACGGTCATTCGAGACATGATCGGGGAACAACCCGAAGCCGCGGCTCTTGAGGCAAGCGCAGCCCCTCAGTCCGAAAAGAAGACCGAAAGCTGTCTGGTCGCCGATACGCTTTCAGGGATACATATTCGCAATGTGAGCTTTTCCCTTGCCAAGGGTGAAATCCTCGGCCTTGGAGGCTTGCACGGGCAGGGGCAATCAACCTTGCTACGCACCCTGTTTGGCGCCGAAAAGCTCCAGTCAGGAACGCTGCTGCTCAATGGTGAGACGGTTCATCCGACAAACCCGCGCGCGGCCATCAAGAATGGCTTTTCCTATGTTTCCGGAGACCGCGTACGCGATGGCGTCATAACCGACCGCTCCATCATGGAAAATGTATCGCCCATCCATTTCCTCAAGGATAAAAAGTTTCTCGCCTTCCCGAGTGTTTTGGCTCGCATCATCGAGCCAGCCCTTGGCGCGCTCAATACCAAATATTCCAGCCTCACAGCCTCCATCAGCTCTCTTTCGGGAGGCAATCAGCAGAAGGTGGTCATCGCCCGCTGGTTGACCAATCCACCCGATATCCTGTTGTTGGACGACCCGACAAAGGGCATCGACCTCAGCGCCAAAAGTGAACTCTTCGCGCTGGTGCGCAAGCTCGCTGACGAAGGTATGGCTATCATTCTCTATTCGTCCGAAGATGGCGAGTTGCTTGCCCATTCCGACCGCATTCTGGTCTTCAACAATGGCTCGGTTTCGCGCGAACTCGTGGGCGAAGACAAGACACGCTTCAACCTCTATGAGGCAGCATATTCGGGGGCACAATGA
- a CDS encoding ABC transporter permease, which translates to MTKAVSFKSRMATLLRRFPFIPALGMLVLLFILNGIAEPNSMTVRALKGVASTYLALVFLSVGQTFVVYTADIDLSVGAILSLVNVSIVVIMHQFGGEPYVVLLALGAGIAIGALCGLMNGIVVSGLRMQAIVATFATSILISGIALWVLPVAGMPAPSLFWKVYGGRSYGIPNVFFFIAILIALLAVMAKTGLVTKLLAVGNGQLSAYQSGLSVTRIRIYGYIICGIFAALAAFCITGDTASGDPLVGGAMTLSSVAAVVLGGTALSGGIGSAFGSAIGAIIIGLISSLVFYAGVPSQWQNLAQGATILVVLMLGVLASKRINQ; encoded by the coding sequence ATGACCAAGGCCGTATCATTCAAATCCCGCATGGCAACCTTGTTAAGGCGCTTTCCCTTCATTCCTGCGCTTGGCATGCTGGTGCTGCTGTTCATCCTGAACGGCATCGCCGAACCCAACAGCATGACGGTACGCGCACTTAAGGGCGTCGCGAGCACCTATCTTGCCCTTGTGTTTTTGTCCGTCGGCCAGACCTTTGTGGTCTACACCGCCGATATTGACCTGTCTGTGGGGGCCATCCTGTCTCTGGTCAATGTATCCATCGTTGTCATCATGCACCAATTCGGCGGCGAACCCTATGTGGTTTTGCTGGCGCTGGGCGCTGGCATCGCGATCGGCGCCTTATGTGGCCTGATGAATGGCATCGTCGTCTCCGGCTTGCGTATGCAGGCCATCGTGGCAACCTTTGCCACCAGCATCCTCATTTCCGGCATCGCTCTCTGGGTGTTACCGGTGGCTGGCATGCCAGCTCCAAGCCTCTTCTGGAAGGTCTATGGTGGGCGCAGCTACGGCATCCCCAATGTCTTCTTCTTCATCGCCATTCTGATCGCACTTCTGGCCGTCATGGCGAAAACCGGGCTTGTCACCAAGCTGCTTGCCGTGGGCAATGGGCAGCTATCGGCTTATCAATCCGGCCTGTCAGTGACGCGCATCCGGATCTACGGCTATATCATCTGCGGTATTTTTGCAGCTCTTGCTGCCTTCTGCATCACAGGTGATACGGCCAGTGGCGATCCGCTTGTGGGCGGGGCCATGACGCTGTCGAGCGTGGCTGCCGTTGTGCTGGGGGGCACGGCGCTTTCGGGGGGCATCGGGTCAGCCTTTGGCTCCGCCATTGGTGCGATCATCATCGGCCTGATCAGCTCGCTGGTCTTTTATGCAGGCGTCCCGTCACAATGGCAGAATCTGGCCCAGGGGGCGACAATCCTTGTGGTGCTGATGCTCGGTGTTCTGGCTTCCAAGAGGATCAACCAATGA
- a CDS encoding ABC transporter permease produces MTIMPHSNPQESRSALYVYLKNPLLVAFILIVLLLAAGEALSPGFASMEQILRLLIVAALLGIVAAGQNLVILGGREGIDLSVGGVVSLSAVLAGNVMDGSNANIITAILVCLAAGGLVGLINGVGVTIFGIPPLVMTLGMLGVLQGLLVVIRQGIPSGLAAPALANFVSKPFLFNLPGIIWLWAAVGLLMAFLLMRTSLGHKIYAIGSNENAAYMAGVPVRLIRIMLFALSSMFAALAGICILGYSGTSFANVGDSYMLSSIIAVVLGGTPLSGGKGGYTGTMAGAFLLILMQSILTTLSIGESGRQVVFGLTLLVLLLFYGRSKALRG; encoded by the coding sequence ATGACCATCATGCCGCATAGCAACCCGCAAGAGTCTCGATCCGCACTCTATGTCTATCTGAAGAACCCGCTTCTGGTCGCATTCATTCTGATCGTGCTTCTGCTCGCTGCGGGCGAAGCATTGTCACCCGGCTTTGCCTCGATGGAACAGATCCTGCGTCTGCTCATCGTGGCAGCCTTGCTCGGTATCGTCGCTGCCGGGCAAAATCTGGTTATATTGGGGGGACGCGAGGGGATCGACCTCTCTGTCGGAGGGGTCGTATCCCTGAGCGCCGTGCTCGCAGGCAATGTCATGGATGGCAGCAATGCCAATATCATTACAGCCATCCTCGTTTGCCTAGCCGCTGGCGGGCTGGTAGGTCTGATCAATGGCGTTGGCGTAACCATTTTCGGCATTCCGCCTCTGGTGATGACCCTTGGCATGCTCGGCGTGCTTCAGGGCCTTCTGGTCGTCATCAGGCAGGGCATTCCATCGGGTCTAGCCGCCCCAGCGCTTGCCAACTTTGTCTCCAAACCCTTCCTTTTCAATCTGCCCGGCATCATATGGCTCTGGGCAGCGGTAGGGCTGCTAATGGCCTTCCTGCTGATGCGCACATCCCTTGGACACAAGATCTACGCCATCGGCTCAAACGAAAATGCCGCCTATATGGCTGGCGTACCGGTGCGGCTGATCCGCATCATGCTGTTCGCCCTGTCGAGCATGTTCGCCGCCCTTGCCGGCATCTGCATCCTTGGCTATTCAGGCACGTCTTTTGCCAATGTGGGCGATAGCTACATGCTGTCTTCCATCATCGCGGTTGTTCTTGGGGGAACCCCACTTTCTGGCGGCAAGGGTGGCTATACAGGCACCATGGCCGGTGCCTTTCTGCTGATCCTGATGCAAAGCATCCTGACCACACTCAGCATTGGCGAATCCGGTCGACAGGTCGTGTTCGGCCTCACCCTCCTTGTTCTCCTCTTGTTCTATGGTCGCAGCAAGGCCTTGCGCGGTTAG
- a CDS encoding LacI family DNA-binding transcriptional regulator: MNKRAKIKDIALKAGVSPTTVSRALSGTGLVAEPTLSHIRAIAETLHYRPNISARNLRTQKTMSILVVVRDIGNPFYLDIFKGAESVAHDAGYSLLMANTEDDPKREADYFDMLSHGHADGMILMTGKMPLDCDLPHDIAQKVVVALEMIDNVDLTHVVIDNEYASIEAIDHLVSLGHQKIAYIAGPIPEGMSVRRLAGFRHAMMATGLKLPEAYIQQGNFSYQSGERAADRLLDLPDPPTAIYTANDEMAFGAIRAAKKRGLSVPEDLSVFGFDDTYLAEAFVPALTTVRQPCLEIGRRAMTRLLAHLSGDNPDTDSIVVPTEIIVRETTAPPPQKTDHPAT, from the coding sequence GTGAACAAGAGGGCAAAAATCAAGGATATCGCGCTCAAGGCCGGTGTATCACCGACGACGGTCTCGCGCGCCTTGAGCGGTACCGGTCTGGTGGCAGAGCCGACCCTTAGCCATATTCGCGCAATTGCCGAAACCTTGCATTATCGCCCCAATATCAGCGCGCGCAATCTCAGAACTCAGAAGACCATGTCCATCCTTGTGGTGGTCCGCGACATTGGTAATCCCTTCTATCTGGATATCTTCAAGGGCGCAGAGAGCGTGGCCCATGATGCGGGCTACTCGCTCTTGATGGCCAACACAGAAGATGACCCCAAGCGCGAAGCAGACTATTTCGACATGCTCAGCCATGGGCATGCCGACGGCATGATCCTGATGACGGGCAAAATGCCCCTTGATTGCGACTTGCCCCACGACATCGCACAGAAGGTGGTGGTGGCGCTGGAGATGATCGACAATGTCGATTTGACCCATGTAGTCATTGACAATGAATATGCCTCCATTGAGGCGATTGATCATCTCGTCTCACTGGGACACCAGAAAATTGCCTATATCGCGGGGCCCATTCCAGAAGGCATGAGCGTGAGGCGGCTGGCAGGGTTTCGCCACGCCATGATGGCCACCGGGCTCAAGCTGCCGGAAGCCTATATCCAACAGGGCAATTTCAGCTATCAAAGCGGTGAGAGAGCTGCCGACCGCTTGCTTGATCTGCCAGACCCGCCGACGGCCATTTACACGGCCAATGATGAAATGGCTTTCGGAGCCATACGCGCGGCCAAAAAGAGAGGGCTTTCCGTCCCGGAGGATCTTTCGGTCTTCGGCTTTGATGACACCTATCTCGCCGAGGCATTCGTGCCCGCTTTGACAACCGTGCGCCAGCCATGCCTTGAGATTGGGCGTCGTGCCATGACACGGCTACTAGCCCATCTATCCGGAGACAATCCTGACACGGACTCCATCGTAGTGCCCACAGAAATCATCGTCAGAGAGACGACCGCACCACCGCCTCAAAAGACCGATCATCCAGCGACTTGA
- a CDS encoding Gfo/Idh/MocA family oxidoreductase, with the protein MTMTPRDTLTIGLVGSGFITEFHLKSMLGVRNVKVGGVYSRSEENRQRIVDLAAELGLGPCASFSSLDAMLEDGGIDAIWILSPNHTRLDIMRQIHAAITEKRSKVFAVACEKPLARTIGEANEMLRLAEDAKLNHGYLENQVFCTPVLRGKEIIWRRAAANAGRPYLARAAEEHSGPHAAWFWQGDKQGGGVLNDMMCHSVEVARHLLTDPAKPRSSLKIKAVNGTVANLKWTQPKYAQQLSERYGPDVDYRNRPSEDFARATITLEDEEGHDLMIEATTSWAYVGAGLRIQLELLGPEYSMEFNSLATGLKIFMSREISGAEGEDLVEKQNAEQGLMPVLEDEAGIYGYTDENRHMVECFRKGETPSETFVDGVAVVQMLMGLYYSAEEGRTVTFPAEELENYVPMVARVGAD; encoded by the coding sequence ATGACAATGACACCAAGAGACACCCTGACGATCGGCCTCGTGGGGAGTGGCTTCATTACTGAGTTCCATCTCAAATCGATGCTCGGTGTGCGCAATGTCAAGGTAGGTGGGGTTTACAGCCGAAGCGAAGAAAACCGACAGCGCATCGTCGATCTGGCCGCGGAGCTGGGGCTTGGTCCATGTGCGTCCTTTTCTTCGCTTGACGCCATGCTTGAAGATGGGGGCATCGACGCTATCTGGATTCTGTCGCCCAATCACACGCGCCTTGATATAATGCGCCAGATCCATGCCGCCATAACCGAGAAGCGCAGCAAGGTTTTTGCAGTTGCTTGCGAGAAACCGCTTGCGCGCACCATCGGAGAGGCAAATGAAATGCTCCGACTGGCGGAAGACGCCAAACTCAATCATGGTTATCTGGAAAATCAGGTCTTCTGTACGCCAGTCTTGCGCGGCAAAGAAATCATCTGGCGGCGCGCGGCGGCCAATGCCGGACGACCTTATCTCGCGCGCGCAGCCGAGGAACATTCCGGCCCCCACGCAGCCTGGTTCTGGCAAGGCGACAAACAGGGCGGCGGCGTGCTCAATGACATGATGTGCCACAGTGTCGAAGTTGCACGCCATCTTCTGACCGATCCGGCAAAACCGCGCAGCTCGCTCAAGATCAAGGCGGTCAATGGCACCGTGGCCAACCTCAAATGGACACAACCCAAATATGCCCAGCAGCTGAGCGAGCGCTATGGACCGGATGTCGACTACCGCAACAGACCATCGGAAGATTTTGCCCGCGCTACCATCACGCTGGAAGATGAAGAGGGCCACGATCTGATGATCGAGGCGACGACCTCATGGGCCTATGTGGGCGCAGGTCTGCGCATTCAGCTGGAACTGCTTGGACCGGAATATTCCATGGAATTCAATTCGCTGGCCACCGGCCTCAAGATCTTCATGTCCCGCGAAATCTCGGGAGCCGAAGGCGAAGATCTGGTCGAAAAGCAAAATGCCGAGCAGGGGCTCATGCCCGTGCTGGAAGATGAAGCAGGCATCTATGGCTACACCGATGAAAACCGGCACATGGTAGAATGCTTCCGCAAGGGAGAAACCCCAAGCGAAACATTCGTGGATGGGGTCGCCGTGGTGCAAATGCTCATGGGACTTTATTATTCGGCGGAGGAGGGCAGGACGGTCACCTTCCCGGCAGAAGAGCTGGAAAATTATGTGCCAATGGTCGCGCGCGTGGGCGCTGACTAA
- a CDS encoding TonB family protein, with translation MRLSGLSLFILLSLLVHGVGAWLLLDAPQEFREERGAGATALEVGSLFDSVAQDAVEPTRVEEVSESQRPVDPVETVEPREVVAEQTPPAVEPIRAQEMAAVAPDAVLENQIQDLTANDALDSPDIVKAEAIEPVDTDEAAVLKDASEVAPRQIVEESKIEPDPVKTVEARPVKATAQVVERLPQPKARPPAPKQVAAKPAEKQQKARKATVASRKGGSVANSKGRAGATGGNGGRSTTSNGDALTSNYKGKVRSEVARKKRYPNAARRRGETGTAVIRFVVARNGSMSGLQLVRSSGSDTLDKAALKMAQRAAPFPDIPAGTGKSRIRFTLPVSFSR, from the coding sequence ATGCGCCTATCCGGTTTGTCCCTATTTATCCTGTTATCCCTTCTTGTGCATGGTGTGGGGGCATGGCTGTTGCTTGATGCTCCGCAAGAATTCCGCGAGGAACGGGGCGCTGGCGCGACGGCGCTCGAAGTGGGTAGCCTGTTTGACTCCGTGGCGCAGGATGCTGTGGAGCCGACGCGCGTCGAGGAGGTATCCGAGAGTCAGAGACCCGTTGATCCTGTCGAAACTGTTGAACCAAGAGAGGTGGTCGCCGAACAAACTCCACCCGCCGTTGAGCCTATCAGAGCGCAAGAGATGGCAGCGGTTGCGCCGGACGCTGTTTTAGAGAACCAGATACAAGATCTGACCGCAAATGACGCGTTGGACAGTCCTGATATCGTCAAGGCCGAGGCGATTGAGCCTGTCGATACGGATGAAGCGGCAGTTTTAAAGGACGCGTCAGAGGTGGCTCCGCGTCAGATAGTTGAAGAAAGCAAGATTGAGCCAGATCCTGTCAAGACAGTGGAAGCGCGGCCCGTTAAAGCCACAGCCCAGGTTGTCGAGCGTTTGCCGCAGCCTAAAGCGCGCCCACCTGCGCCCAAACAGGTAGCAGCCAAGCCCGCTGAAAAGCAACAGAAAGCCCGCAAGGCAACTGTAGCATCTCGCAAGGGTGGTTCTGTTGCCAACAGCAAAGGGCGTGCTGGCGCTACAGGTGGCAACGGGGGCCGAAGCACCACGTCCAACGGCGATGCTCTGACGTCGAACTATAAGGGCAAGGTGCGTTCTGAAGTGGCACGCAAGAAACGCTACCCCAATGCGGCGCGGCGCAGAGGGGAAACCGGGACGGCTGTCATTCGCTTCGTCGTTGCGCGCAATGGGTCCATGTCCGGTCTGCAGTTGGTGCGCTCATCCGGGAGCGATACCCTCGATAAGGCGGCCTTGAAGATGGCGCAAAGAGCCGCCCCCTTCCCCGACATCCCGGCTGGAACGGGGAAAAGTCGGATTAGATTCACTTTGCCGGTGAGCTTTTCCAGATAA
- a CDS encoding biopolymer transporter ExbD gives MRMHKAKAHKKVLPDNTIPLINIVFLMLIFFLIAGTVAPPVSSELTPPTARKLEQMPPAGNAVEILADSTLIHHGRELSIEEILALFPAADAQQPAKANSASGVASASPQSDEILHILADKALPAKKLMPLLQAFRAAGHRKIRLVTLREGD, from the coding sequence ATGCGTATGCATAAGGCGAAAGCCCATAAAAAAGTCCTGCCGGACAATACCATACCGCTCATCAACATCGTGTTTCTGATGCTGATCTTCTTTCTGATTGCCGGTACGGTTGCGCCTCCGGTTTCCTCTGAGTTGACGCCACCCACTGCCCGCAAGCTTGAGCAAATGCCCCCTGCTGGCAATGCGGTCGAAATATTGGCTGATAGCACGCTCATTCATCACGGACGCGAGCTGAGCATTGAAGAGATATTAGCGCTGTTCCCTGCTGCCGATGCACAGCAACCAGCCAAGGCCAACAGTGCGAGCGGTGTTGCTTCTGCTTCGCCCCAAAGCGATGAAATCCTTCATATACTGGCTGATAAGGCACTACCCGCCAAAAAACTGATGCCCCTATTGCAGGCCTTTCGGGCTGCGGGGCATCGCAAAATCCGTTTGGTTACCTTGCGTGAGGGAGACTGA
- a CDS encoding biopolymer transporter ExbD yields MRLSAPRKRRSIVGLTSLIDVIFLLLLFFMLSSTFSRYSQLDLGVAGVGSGSGGERPKLIMSLSDDSVLRLNGRVTELGGLDAALEPFLTEGVERAVIVPRGDVSLQELVALLETVKSSKLKSVFLAN; encoded by the coding sequence ATGCGACTTAGTGCGCCACGCAAAAGGCGCTCAATTGTCGGCCTGACGTCTCTTATCGACGTCATTTTTCTGCTGTTGCTGTTCTTCATGCTGTCCTCCACCTTCTCACGCTATAGCCAGCTGGATCTGGGCGTCGCGGGTGTTGGGTCTGGCTCAGGCGGGGAACGGCCTAAGCTGATCATGTCTCTTTCTGATGATAGCGTGCTGCGGCTCAATGGCCGTGTAACGGAGCTTGGCGGTTTGGATGCGGCTTTGGAGCCGTTTCTTACAGAAGGTGTTGAGCGAGCTGTGATTGTGCCAAGGGGCGATGTCAGCCTGCAGGAGTTGGTTGCGCTTCTTGAGACCGTCAAGTCGAGCAAACTCAAATCCGTATTTCTGGCGAATTGA